The DNA segment CAGCTGCGTGTGCATATGCTGGCGTTGGGACACCCCATTCTCGGCGATCGCTTCTACGCGTCGCCAGAAGCGCTGGCGATGGCACCGCGTCTGTTGCTGCATGCCGAAACGCTAACCATCACCCATCCCGCGTATGGCAACAGTATGACCTTTAAAGCCCCGGTAGATTTTTAAATTCTGTGCCCATTTGTGCCGGGGGCGCTTCGCTTGCCCGGCCTACCGTTCTCAACGTAGGCCGGATAAGACGCTTTACGTCGCCATCCGGCAAAACCATTATTTAAAACCTTTCTGCTCTTTAATCATTTCATACGCTTTCTGAATTTCCTGCGCTTTTTGCTTCGCCATCTCCATCATCTCCGGCGGCAACCCTTTCGCGACCAGTTTGTCCGGGTGGTGCTCGCTCATCAGTCTGCGGTACGCGCGTTTAATGGTTGTCGCATCATCTGTCGGCTTAACCCCCAGCACGTTGCAGGCATCTTCCAGCGTAGGGCCACGCTGCGCCTGCTGCCAGCCGCCGCCGGACTGCTGTTGCTGATAACCGCCGCCAAACTGCGCCCCGCCCTGCATCATGCGCAAGAACTGATCGAACTGAGCGCGGGAAATCCCCAGCTCCTCGGCGATAACGTACAGCACTTCCCGCTCGTTCGGATGGAGCGTTCCATCCGCAAACGCCGCCTGAATCTGAATTTCCAGAAACATCCGTATCAGATCAAACCGCCCAAAGCAGACGCTGCGAAACTGGCGCATTTTTTCACGTAACGGGTAATTATCCGATTTTCCCACGCGAAACGCGTGTTGGGCGGCGGTACGTGATTCGCCGTGTAAGTTCATCCGGTCCATCAACTGGCTGGCAATATGGATATCCGCTTCCGTCACGCGCCCTTTCGATTTGGTTAAATGCCCCATGACCTCAAAAGTGGTGGCGAAAAACAGTGCCTGCCGTTCACGCTGATTGGCGAACCATGCCATTTTGCGGCTGCGGGCTTTGTCGAACATGTGGCCTATCAGCAGACCTAATACCACGCCCCAGAAGCCGCCTCCCATCATCAGCGCCACTGCGACACCTACAATCTTTCCCCAGTACTGCATAGACTCCCCAAATCTTTACGCTGACAGTGAGGCTATGTCCCACAATATAGAGTGCTTTTCCTGGAATGAAGGCTGCGGTCAATTGTGGGACATCGCCTATAATTTGCATTATCATACCTGTCATTCAATGCCGTGCCTAACACCACAGACACATACCCATTGGATTTCACGTTGCAGCAAGACCGCCGCACAGCCGCCAGACGCTTATCCAGGCAAGTCGCCGGGGGCGTGCGAATAACGTCCACGAAAGCGCAACCTGAAAGACGACGGGTAGAAAAGGGACAGGATTAACACTAGCGTAGTGAAGATGAGTACGTTAGTCTCTGACCGTTTGTCACGCGCAACGCTACTGATGATGGAACAATAAATACAACGTATGAAAAAACGTATTCCCACTTTCCTGGCCACCATGATCGCCAGCGCCCTTTATAGTCAGCAGGGCCTGGCCGCCGACCTTGCCTCGCAGTGCATGTTGGGTGTGCCAAGCTACGACCGTCCTCTGGTGAAAGGCGAGACGAACGAATTACCCGTGACGATCAACGCCGATCACGCGAAAGGGAACTACCCGGACGACGCGGTATTCACCGGTAATGTCGATATCAACCAGGGTAACAGTCGCCTGCAAGCTGACGAGGTGCAACTCCATCAAAAAGAGGCGCCAGGCCAGCCGGAACCGGTGCGTACCGTCGATGCGCTCGGCAACGTCCATTATGACGACAATCAGGTTATTCTGAAGGGGCCGAAAGGCTGGGCGAACCTGAACACCAAAGACACAAACGTGTGGGAAGGCGACTACCAGATGGTCGGCCGTCAGGGGCGCGGGAAAGCGGATCTGATGAAGCAGCGTGGCGAAAACCGCTACACCATTCTGGAAAATGGCAGCTTTACCTCCTGTCTGCCAGGCTCCGATACCTGGAGCGTTGTGGGCAGCGAAGTGATTCACGATCGTGAAGAACAGGTAGCGGAAATCTGGAACGCCCGTTTTAAACTGGGTCCGCTTCCCGTCTTTTACAGCCCTTATTTACAGCTGCCGGTCGGTGACAAACGCCGCTCCGGTTTCCTGATCCCGAACGCGAAGTACACCACCAAGAACTATTTTGAGTTCTACCTGCCGTATTACTGGAACATCGCGCCCAATATGGACGCCACCATTACGCCGCATTATATGCACCGTCGTGGCGGTGTCATGTGGGAGAATGAGTTCCGCTACCTCAGCCAGGCGGGCGCGGGTTTAATGGAGTTCGACTATCTGAATTCCGATCGCGTTTACGACGATGATCATCCGAACGACAGCAACTCCCGTCGCTGGTTGTTCTACTGGCGCCATAGTGGCGTGATGGATCAGGTATGGCGCTTTAATGTCGACTATACCAAGGTCAGCGACTCCAGCTACTTCAATGACTTTGACAATAAGTACGGTTCCAGTACCGACGGTTACGCCACGCAGAAATTCAGCGTCGGCTATGCCGTGCAGAACTTTGATGCCACGGTGTCGACCAAACAGTTCCAGGTGTTCAGCGATCAGAATACCAGCAGTTACTCCGCTGAGCCGCAGTTAGACGTTAACTTCTACCAGAATGACGTCGGTCCATTCGATACGCGTATTTACGGCCAGGCCGTGAAGTTTGTGAACACCCGAGACAACATGCCGGAAGCGACTCGCGTTCACCTGGAGCCGACCATCAACCTGCCGTTATCGAATCAGTGGGGCAGCATCAATACTGAAGCGAAGCTGCTGGCGACGCACTACCAGCAAACCAATCTGGACTGGTACAACTCGCGAAACAGTACCAAACTGGATGATTCTGCCAACCGCGTGATGCCGCAGTTCAAAGTCGACGGCAGGATGGTATTTGAACGCGATATGAATATGCTTGCGCCGGGTTACACCCAGACGCTGG comes from the Citrobacter koseri ATCC BAA-895 genome and includes:
- the djlA gene encoding co-chaperone DjlA, encoding MQYWGKIVGVAVALMMGGGFWGVVLGLLIGHMFDKARSRKMAWFANQRERQALFFATTFEVMGHLTKSKGRVTEADIHIASQLMDRMNLHGESRTAAQHAFRVGKSDNYPLREKMRQFRSVCFGRFDLIRMFLEIQIQAAFADGTLHPNEREVLYVIAEELGISRAQFDQFLRMMQGGAQFGGGYQQQQSGGGWQQAQRGPTLEDACNVLGVKPTDDATTIKRAYRRLMSEHHPDKLVAKGLPPEMMEMAKQKAQEIQKAYEMIKEQKGFK
- the lptD gene encoding LPS assembly protein LptD — translated: MKKRIPTFLATMIASALYSQQGLAADLASQCMLGVPSYDRPLVKGETNELPVTINADHAKGNYPDDAVFTGNVDINQGNSRLQADEVQLHQKEAPGQPEPVRTVDALGNVHYDDNQVILKGPKGWANLNTKDTNVWEGDYQMVGRQGRGKADLMKQRGENRYTILENGSFTSCLPGSDTWSVVGSEVIHDREEQVAEIWNARFKLGPLPVFYSPYLQLPVGDKRRSGFLIPNAKYTTKNYFEFYLPYYWNIAPNMDATITPHYMHRRGGVMWENEFRYLSQAGAGLMEFDYLNSDRVYDDDHPNDSNSRRWLFYWRHSGVMDQVWRFNVDYTKVSDSSYFNDFDNKYGSSTDGYATQKFSVGYAVQNFDATVSTKQFQVFSDQNTSSYSAEPQLDVNFYQNDVGPFDTRIYGQAVKFVNTRDNMPEATRVHLEPTINLPLSNQWGSINTEAKLLATHYQQTNLDWYNSRNSTKLDDSANRVMPQFKVDGRMVFERDMNMLAPGYTQTLEPRAQYLYVPYRDQSKIYNYDSSLLQSDYSGLFRDRTYGGLDRIASANQVTTGVTSRIYDDAAIERFNVSVGQIYYFTESRTGDDNITWENDDKTGSLVWAGDTYWRISDRWGLRSGIQYDTRLDSVATSSSTIEYRRDENRLLQLNYRYASAEYIQATLPSYSTAEQYKNGISQVGGVASWPIADRWSIVGAYYFDTNVNKPADQMLGVQYNSCCYAIRFGYERKLNGWDNDKEHAVYDNVIGFNIELRGLSSNYGLGTKEMLRSNILPYQSSL